Proteins from one Peromyscus eremicus chromosome 8a, PerEre_H2_v1, whole genome shotgun sequence genomic window:
- the LOC131916207 gene encoding putative olfactory receptor 3A4, giving the protein MDLGASGNDSCVTAFVLLGLTKTPALRPILFVIFLLAYVATVGGNASILAAIFIEPKLHTPMYFFLGNLSVLDVGCISVTVPAMLKHFLSNDRHIAYGACLSQLFFFHLLAGTDCFLLTVMAYDRYVAICHPLTYSTRMSWSIQKTSVCLSCVFSFSNALTQTVALSTLKFCGPNTINHFYCDLPQLFQLSCSSIHLNEQLLFVAAAFMGVVPLVLITVSYGHVAAAVLRIRSAEGRKKAFSTCSSHLTVVGIFYGTGVFSYMRLGSVEASDKDKGIGILNTVISPMLNPLIYSLRNPDVQGALRKVLTGK; this is encoded by the coding sequence atggatcttggagccTCGGGAAATGATTCCTGTGTGACCGCATTTGTCCTGCTGGGTCTCACCAAGACTCCAGCTCTGCGGCCCATCCTCTTTGTCATCTTCCTTCTTGCTTATGTAGCTACCGTCGGTGGTAATGCCAGCATCCTGGCTGCTATCTTTATTGAACCCAAGctccacacccccatgtacttcttcctgggGAACTTATCTGTGTTGGATGTTGGATGCATCAGTGTCACTGTTCCTGCCATGTTGAAGCATTTCCTGTCCAATGACAGACACATTGCCTATGGGGCCTGCCTCTCACAGCTCTTCTTCTTCCACCTCCTGGCTGGGacagactgcttcctgctgactgtCATGGCCTATGACCGTTATGTGGCCATCTGCCACCCCCTCACCTACAGCACTCGTATGAGTTGGAGCATTCAGAAGACCTCAGTGTGTCTGTCATGTGTATTTTCCTTTAGCAATGCATTGACCCAAACTGTTGCCTTGTCTACTCTTAAATTCTGTGGCCCCAACACAATCAATCACTTCTACTGTGACCTCCCTCAGCTCTTCCAGCTCTCCTGTTCCAGCATCCATCTCAATGAGCAGCTGCTCTTTGTAGCAGCAGCCTTCATGGGTGTGGTCCCCTTGGTCCTCATCACAGTGTCATATGGCCACGTGGCAGCTGCAGTACTTCGTATCCGGTCTGCTGAGGGCAGGAAGAAAGCCTTCTCCACATGCAGCTCCCATCTCACTGTGGTAGGCATCTTCTATGGGACAGGTGTCTTCAGCTACATGAGGCTGGGTTCAGTGGAGGCTTCAGACAAGGACAAGGGTATTGGCATTCTCAATACTGTCATCAGTCCCATGCTGAACCCGCTTATTTACAGCCTCCGTAACCCCGATGTGCAGGGTGCCCTACGGAAGGTGCTCACAGGAAAGTAG